The proteins below come from a single Panicum hallii strain FIL2 chromosome 7, PHallii_v3.1, whole genome shotgun sequence genomic window:
- the LOC112900280 gene encoding transcription factor MYB4-like gives MGRAPCCEKMGLKKGPWTPEEDKVLVAHIQRFGHGNWRALPKQAGLLRCGKSCRLRWINYLRPDIKRGNFSKEEEDSIIRLHDQLGNRWSAIAARLPGRTDNEIKNVWHTHLKKRLEPTKEEAHEAPAGGGGKKRRPAAGPATKRGGARRAPAAAALPAAAAAPVSPERSASSSVTESSVTEQGNTGSSPGFPKEESFTSSCPDAEEFQFDESFWSETLSMPLESFDVPMEPCDAFGAAATSAPAGAADDMDYWLRVFMESGDVQQELPQI, from the exons ATGGGGAGGGCTCCGTGCTGCGAGAAGATGGGCCTCAAGAAGGGGCCGTGGACGCCGGAGGAGGACAAGGTCCTCGTCGCCCACATCCAGCGCTTCGGCCACGGCAACTGGCGCGCGCTGCCCAAGCAAGCCG GGCTGCTGCGATGCGGCAAGAGCTGCCGGCTCCGGTGGATCAACTACCTGCGCCCGGACATCAAGCGCGGCAACTTcagcaaggaggaggaggactcCATCATCCGCCTCCACGACCAGCTCGGCAACAG GTGGTCCGCGATCGCCGCCAGGCTGCCGGGGCGGACGGACAACGAGATCAAGAACGTCTGGCACACGCACCTCAAGAAGCGGCTCGAGCCCACCAAGGAGGAGGCGCacgaggcgccggcgggcggcggcggcaagaagCGCAGGCccgcggcggggccggcgacgaagcgcggcggcgcgaggagggcgccggccgccgctgccctcccggcggccgccgccgcgccggtgtCGCCCGAGCGGTCCGCGTCGTCGTCGGTGACCGAGTCGTCCGTGACGGAGCAGGGCAACACGGGGAGCTCGCCCGGATTCCCCAAGGAGGAGAGCTTCACCTCGTCCTGCCCGGACGCCGAGGAGTTCCAGTTCGACGAGAGTTTCTGGTCCGAGACGCTGTCGATGCCGCTGGAGAGCTTCGACGTCCCCATGGAGCCCTGCGACGCGTTCGGCGCCGCGGCCACCTCGGCGCCGGCTGGCGCCGCCGACGACATGGACTACTGGCTCAGAGTGTTCATGGAGTCCGGCGACGTGCAACAAGAATTGCCGCAGATTTAG